A segment of the Conexibacter woesei Iso977N genome:
GCGGCCGGCGGCGTCGAGGTTGTCGTCGTGGTGCTCGTGGGAGAGCAGGACGGCGTCGATCGGCAGGACGTCCTGCGCGCTGATCGACGGGGCGGTGAGCTTGACGGAGGACGTGCCCCAGCCGAACTTGTAGGTCTTGCCGGGGTCGTCGAAGGTCGGGTCGGTGAGCAGGCGCCAGCCGTCGACCTCGATGAGGAGCGTGGGTCCGCCGATGTGGGTGAGCTTCATGGCCGCGCGCTCAGTGCCCGCGCAGGGCGGTCAGCTCGATGTCGAAGCCGGTCGAGTACCTGGCGGCGAACGACTCGGGCGTCTCGCCGATCCCGGGGATCGCCTGCTCGTACTTCTTGATGTAGGCGTCGGTGAGCGAGGTGTCGTCGGTGACCGTCGCGCGGCCGGAGAAGACGACGATGTCGCCGCCGTCGGGCGTCCCGGGGAAGTTGAGCGTGAGGCGCGGGTTGGCGCGGACGTGGTCGTTGCGCCTGGCGGTGGCGAGCGAGTGGACGGTCACGTGCGTGCCGCCGTCCCAGATGAACCAGACCGGCGTCGGCAGCGGCGCGCCGGCGGGGGAGACGGACGTGAGCCAGACGACGATGTCGTCTCGCAGGTGGGCCGCGGCGCGAGCCCCGAAGTCGGTGCCTTCGTCGATGGTGAACACGGCTGAGGACTATGCGCGATGCTGGGCGGCATGGCAACCACCGGAATGGGCGGGCGGATCGCGCTGGTGACGGGCGGCGCGCGCGGGTTGGGCGTGGAGATCGCGCGGCAGCTGGCGGCGGAGGGGATGGTGGTGTGGTTGAGCGCGCGGAGCGCCGACCGCGCGGCCGCGGTGGCCGGCGGGATCGACGGCGACGTGCGCGCGCTGGAGCTGGACGTGGCGTCCGAGGTGTCGGTGGCGGCGGCTGCTCGCGCGGTCGGCGCGCTGGACGTGTTGGTCAACAACGCGGCGATCGACTACGACACCGACGCGCGGGCGCTGACCGCGGACCTCACGCGGGTCCGGCGGGCGTTGGACACCAACCTGTTCGGCGCGTGGGCGCTGTGCGAGGCGTTCGCGCCGCAGCT
Coding sequences within it:
- a CDS encoding pyridoxamine 5'-phosphate oxidase family protein; translation: MFTIDEGTDFGARAAAHLRDDIVVWLTSVSPAGAPLPTPVWFIWDGGTHVTVHSLATARRNDHVRANPRLTLNFPGTPDGGDIVVFSGRATVTDDTSLTDAYIKKYEQAIPGIGETPESFAARYSTGFDIELTALRGH
- a CDS encoding SDR family NAD(P)-dependent oxidoreductase — translated: MATTGMGGRIALVTGGARGLGVEIARQLAAEGMVVWLSARSADRAAAVAGGIDGDVRALELDVASEVSVAAAARAVGALDVLVNNAAIDYDTDARALTADLTRVRRALDTNLFGAWALCEAFAPQLRASGHGRIVNVSSASGQITTGMDGGTPGYSLSKLSLNGLTRMLAAELAGDGVLVNAVCPGWTATQMGGGGRPVPEGAASVVWACLLGDDGPSGGFFRDGAPLAW